The Melospiza georgiana isolate bMelGeo1 chromosome 1, bMelGeo1.pri, whole genome shotgun sequence genome contains the following window.
TTTTTAGGTGTACAATGACAACGTTCATTCATGATTTAAATCACACTTCAAAGCTTCTCTGCTTGAAGAAAATAACTCTGTTTCCTGCTATATCTGGCTTGGATCACAAATAGTGTGACCAGCAGGACGACGGAAgtgatttttcccctttcttatcactggtgaggccacaccccAAATCTTGGTATCAGTTTTTGGGCCCTCACAGCAACAAGTTTAGGAGCTGGAGAGTGTCCaaagaagggaatggagctggggaagggtctggagcaccaggaatagctgagggagctgggggggctcagcctgaaggaaaggaggctcaggggagaccttttCACTCTCCACAACTCCctgagggtgcagccaggtTTGGTTTAGGCTCTGCTCACAGGGAACAAGGAATCAATGttgaaatttatttattcttcttcTGAAGGATCCTTCTTCTTTTCTCAATATCCCCTGATTTTCAGTGCAGGAATAAAACAACAGCCGAAGAGAAAAATCTCCATGTGTGATGGGGAGGAGAATTCCAAACCTTCAGCACCGCCAGGCTGGGTTAGAAAGGCCTCCACCTCCAACTTGTTCTTCCCAACGACTCCTCAGCCCCTCACAAATCCAGCCCAGACCTCACATCCCATTCCTGAGTGCCCAGGAGGGGATCCAGAGGCAGCACCTACCGATTCCTACGGAGGCCACGTTGGTGACACAGTACTCATCCTTGTCCGAGCACTTCTCGGCCTTCAGGCAGCTCCAGTTGCTTTGCTCCCAGTTGCAGGTGTAGCAGTACAGGGAATTTGCTGCAGGAAGAGACACAAAACAAGAGAAGGGGGAGATGGAATCATCCTGGCTTGTGCTGAGGcttgggaggaggagggcaggggtTGTTCCTCTGTGCTGAGGCCATgcctcaaatcctgtgtccagttttgtCCCCTGATGACAAGATTTTGAGGGGatggagcgtgtccagggaagctggggaagggtctggagcaccaggagcagctgagagagctgggaaagggagaaaagcaggCTCAGGGGGGATCTTTTGGCTctccacaactccctgacaggagggtgcagccaggtgtgggtcaggctctgctcccagggaacaagggccaggaaaggaggaaaaggccTCAAACTACATTAGGTGGGACATCTGGAAGAAttccttcacagaaagggtggtcaggcattggaaggggctgcccagggaggtgatggagtccccatccctggaggtgtccaaggaatggCTGAACATGGCACTCAGAGTGGTgatcaaaggttggacttgaggatcttttccagcctaaatgattctagATTCTATGAAATGCCAGCAAAAATCATCCCCTACTTTTCGTGGAATCCCAAATACACAAGGTGCAGGTCTGATAAAAGCCATGAGGCTGAAAGAATCAATCCACGCTTCCAATTccacatccaacctggccttggacacttccagggatggggcagtcacagcttctctgggaatcctgtgccagggtctcaccatcctcacagggaagaattttttccatatatccaaactaattttttccatgtatctaacctaaatttcccctcCTTCAATTTGACAGGCCGAGGGCCTCAAGTTTAGTGAGATgcttggagcagggaagggcagggactCCTGGAGGAGTTTCCAAGGATGTCCCAAGGCCTGGGGTCACTTTTTCTACTTCCTGGGGGCTATTAAACTGCAGCCTAATTACGCAGAAAGCACTGGCAGATGAAGAGGGTTAATTGGGACCTCCATGACTTAGAAAAGCCAGGCTCCCCCGCCTTTGTCTTTGGATGGAACAGCAATGCCCccaaaaataaatccagaacCTTGATTAAAAGGCAGAGAAGATGAGGAGAAGGAATTTTTACTCTTTGCTGTCAGAATTCAGCCCGAAAACACACACAACGAATGCTTAATTTTTACTGCCTGGATAATCCAATGTGGATTAGGCCAGGCTTCATTTTGGCACTGAGGACAACCTCCCTGTCTCCCGGGCCTTGTTAACAGTTGGAAATCTGTCAGGACCACTGTTCTGGTGAGTGAACAAAGCTAAATAGCAGAAAGGTATTCTTAGGCCACAATGAGCCAGAAATAACTATTCCAAGGAATTCTTTTTCTGCACTAGACATGTGGCACAGTTCCAAGCACTGGCAAagcctgtcctgctctccaAAATGAGGAAAAGGTTTATTCTCTCTGCTCTGTAGAGGATATAGGATCATATTCCTTAAAGAAGGCTGTGATTTAATTTACCGTCTCTCCTTGAAATAAAATGCACCATCTACAACACAAATACTATGCAAATACCCACCACCATTAACCCATTCAGCCCACATACCAACTTCTCCCTAATTCCCCAATTTTGTCCCAAAATCTCTGAAGTCAGCAAGGTGTGGGCTCTTGTAGATGGGTataaacagctgcacagggccAGATGTTGGAGGTGTGGCCCTCATGGACCAGGAACACAGAGCATTGTGCTGTCTTCATCAAGATTTGGGAATAACCACAGCCTTGCACCACCCCGACAGGACAACACCCTGGAAAGTCTCTCAAAGGCAGCCCAGTGGGAACTGCCtccttttttctgtcttgtttcCATAAAAAATCCAACAGGACAAGGAAAATTCCAActaaaaattaaacttttcaCACACCCAGATTGAGATTCTagataaacaacctcaagacgAGCACTGTATCCTTCACCTGCACCGTTCCAAGAGCTGAGGAGCTCTCTTCCGTGATTTCTCTCCCTGGATATGAGGCATTCCTCACTTTAAAACACCCAGCTATACTTTATCTAGGAGCAAACCTCACCTTGAGCTGCAAATAGCACCAAAGCCAGCACCGCAAGGAGGGAGAACTTCATCTTCTCCCGGTCGTCTCCACAGCCCAGGAAAAACACCCTCACCTGGGGACAGGATATAAATCTCCCCTGCCTTTGGACGGGGTGATGAGGAAGCCAACGATTTGGAAAGAGTGGGCAGGGATCATGGATTAGATGAGAGGCCAGGAATGCTCGCGGGTTGTTTTCTCACCTCGGCATTGCCttcaggctgggctggtgaTTCCAGGGAGCAGTGAAAGCACTCTGGGAATTCACACCATGTATTGGGATTAATCCTTTAATTCATCTCTGGTCAGGCCAGCAGTGCTGTTGATGCCTGAGTGGGGGTTTTGTTCTGATCATTGCATCTGTGGCCAGgttatttccttttctccaaggaaaatgGGAACAAATGGTATTAATTAATGGAATTGTCTGGGTGGATTATGCCAAGTCCGTTTCCAGGGTTAGACCTGGAGAATTCCCAATATCTACAGGCAGGGTAAACCAAGCTGGATATACATGGGGACAGGAAATGCATCACTTGGTTACCTACAAAGTCTTAAATCATAAAATCAtcaaatggtttgggttagaatggaccttaaagaccatctcattccaaacccctgccagagacagggacaccttgcagtGTGTCCACCCAACCTGGCTCTGAACACTTCCAGCAAGGGTTAAAAATATCTTTGTCCCCTTTTCCATGGAGCATCCAATTCAAAGTCCCACTCAATACCAGTCAGACAAAAACATTCCCAGCCTTTACAATTTCTCAGCATGAaaggggaggagctggagctgataACTTCATCCCTTCTGGGGCTTCAATCCAACTGCCTGTCACACTTGTGCTTCCAAGGAAGGAGTTATCAGGATGTCTAGTGCTGGACATCACCTCCATGAATCATCAAGCCACCAAGGAGCAGAGAGGGTGAAGCAGGAGGAGCCCCTTGGAGTGAAGCCACTTGGGCCATCAGGTGTCTGCTTATCCCTTCCTTCTCCACCCTGGAAAGAGAGCAGAGACT
Protein-coding sequences here:
- the LOC131094674 gene encoding lymphocyte antigen 6E-like, which translates into the protein MKFSLLAVLALVLFAAQANSLYCYTCNWEQSNWSCLKAEKCSDKDEYCVTNVASVGIGFLSIWKRITKKCSSTCPHHNFLLGLATYTSYCCQSFLCNLSACPGPRLARP